In Streptomyces liangshanensis, the DNA window TCCGCGCGTCCTTGTTGGTGCCGTCCGTCAGCAGCACCACGGCGTTGAACTTGCCCTTCACGTACGAGGCCTGGGCCTCCTCGTACGCCGCCAGCGCCGTGTCGTACAGACCCGTGTCGCCGTCGGGGACCGGCTCCAGCGCGGAGAAGGCGTCCGACAGCTCCTCGCGGTGGGTGCCGCCGCCCTTGGCCGCGTCACCGAGCCGGGCCGTCTCCCGCACCTTCACGTAGTCCTTCGCCCCGTCCAGCCGGGTCGCGAACTTCCACAGCCCGATCTCGTCCTCGGGCGTGAACTGCGCCAGCGCCTGGAGCAGCGAGGCCTTGGTGACGTCCATCCGGCTCTGGCCGCCGCGCCCGGGGACCGGCGCCTCCATCGAGCCCGACGCGTCCACGACCGTCGTCAGCCGGGCGCTCTGCACGGTGACGGTCCACAGGCCGAGCGTCCGGCGGACCTCCTCGGCCGTCGGGGGCCTGGCGTCGTCCGTGTCGTACGGCTGGGGGGCGCGGCCACCCGCCGTACCGACCAGCGCCGCGTCCACGGGCGCGTCCGCCGCTCCCGCTCGGAAGCCGTGGTCCTCCAGCGTGCGGTACGAGGCGTCGTCGGTGAGCAGCGCCATGAACCGCATCGCGGCGCGGCTCTCGTCGGTGGTCAGCTCCGACTCGTCGACCAGGTTGTACGGGTAGTCCAGGGCGGGCGCGCCGTCGGTGGGGTAGAAGAGCTGGAGGCTCGCGGCGCCGTTGCCGCCCGAGTTGTGGACGAAGGCGGCCTGTTCGGAGAGCAGCACCGCCTCGTTGCGCCGGGGGTTGCCCTTCTCCGCGCCCGAGTCGTCCTCGGCCAGCGTCCTGAGCACCTGGCCGTCGGAGTCCGTGACGCGCTGCGACAGGAGCTTCGCGGTGGCGGCCGCCCTGGTGTCCCCGCCCGGGCCGCCGTCGCGCGAGGACCGGGCGATGCTGGTGAGCGCCAGCAGGCCGGTCGCGCTGCGCGCCGGGTCGGCCGCGCCCAGCAGCCGCCGGTCCCGCTCCGCCGCGGCCGTCGTCAGCCCCGCCCAGGTGTACGTCTTCCTGGGCCATCCGAGTGCCGCGGCCGTCGCGGGCACGGCGGCCAAGGTGACCGGGGAGAGCGCCACGTTGCCGGCCGGGGTCAGCGACGCGGCGTCCCCGACGCTCTCCGCGCGGTCCACCCACAGGCCCGAGTCGGGCACCCAGATCTCGAAGTCCGGGGCCGCCGCGCCGCGCGAGAGGGCGCTCGCGACCCGGTAGTTGTCCCGGGCGACGACCCGGACGTCCAGACAGCGCCCGTCGGACGTCACCCGGTCCGCGCGGGCGCGGTCCGCGACGGCCCGCAGCGCGGGCGCGATGTCGGGCGAGGCCACCAGGCGCAGCCGTACCGGGACGTCCGCGCAGGCGCCGCCGGAGGAGAGCGCGCCGGTCGCCACCGCGACGGCCGCCCCCGCCACCACCGTCAGCACGAGAGCCGTGGCGATCGCGACGCCGCGGCGGCGCGGGGGCCGGGGTCCGGCAGGGCGCGCCGCTCTGTCGTCGGGCAAGCTGTGACGTCCCATGGCGGTGGCGCCCTCCTTCGTGAGGGGTGAACAGGGGCGGGCTCGAAGACAGGGGTGGGCGCGAAGGGTGCGGCTCGATGGGTGTAGAAGAGGGGGTACCCCGCCGCTGAACGGCGGCCGTCCCCCGGCCTGTCGCGCGCGATCTTCGTACCCGCATTCGAGACCCTAGCGGCACGGCAAGTGGCATGAGGCGGGAATACTCAACTGGAGGCAGGTGTGCGGGCGGACGTGGATCAGGTGGCCGGTTCCTTTCCCGAGGAGGACGCCCAGCGGCGGATCCTCCGGTCCGAGACGGTGCTCGTCCTGGCGCTCTCGCTGGGCGCGAGCGGCGTGTCGGCGCTGATCAGTTTCATCGGCTCGGTGACCCGGCCCGGCGCGCTCCGGGACCAGGCGGCCTCGCTCAACTCGTCGGCGGCCCCGGGGCGGCCGTGGCTCGATCTTGCCTGGCAGCTGTTCGGCATCACGACCGCCCTGGTGCCGGTCGTCCTCGTCGCCCACTTCCTGCTCAGGGAGCGCAGCGGCCTGCGGGACCTCGGCTTCGACCGCACGCGGCCGGGACCCGACCTCGGGCGCGGCACGCTCGTCGCGGCGGGCATCGGCAGCGCGGGACTCGCCTTCTACCTGGTGGCGCAGTCGGCGGGCTTCAACCTGACGGTGGTGCCCGAGTCGCTGCCCGGTGTGTGGTGGAAGTTCCCGGTGCTGATCCTCTCGGCGGTGCAGAACGCCGTGCTGGAGGAGGTCATCGTCGTCGGCTACCTGCTGCGACGCCTCGGGCAAATGGGGTGGACGCCGATGGCGGCCCTGGTGGCCAGCTCGGTGCTGCGCGGCTCGTACCACCTGTACCAGGGGATCGGCGGCTTCCTCGGCAACATGGTGATGGGCGTCGTCTTCGTCCTGCTCTACCGGCGCTGGGGGCGGGTGGGGCCGCTGGTGGTGGCGCACTCGCTGCTCGACATCGGGGCGTTCGTCGGATACGCGCTGCTGGCCGGCAAGGTGGGGTGGCTGCCGACGGCGTAGGGCCTTCCGTGCCCTCTACGGCCTAAGGCGTGCTGAGCAGCTCGCCGTCGATGACCGTGACCGCGTGGCCGGTGAGCAGGGTGCGGTCACCGCGCAGGGACGTACGGACCGTTCCCGTACGGACCCCTCCTTGGAGACCGGTCAGCTCGGTACGTCCCAGCCGCGCCGACCAGAACGGGGCGAGCGCGGTGTGCGCGCTGCCCGTCACCGGGTCCTCGTCGATCCCCACGGCGGGGAAGAAGCCGCGCGAGACGAAGTCGTAGCCACCCGCCGGGTCCTCCGCGGCGGCGGTCACCACCACGCCGCGCCGCGCGAGAGCGGCCAGCCGCCCGGGATCGGGTGCGAGCCGCCGTACCGTCCGCTCGTCCGCCAGCTCCACCAGCAGGTCGCCGATCCGCTCCGAGGTGAGGTGCACCGACACGGGCTCGGCCCCCAGCGCGGCGCCGACGCCCTCCGGGGTCTCCACCGGAATCAGCGCCGAGGTGGGGAAGTCCAGCGTCACCGACCCGTCCTCGTGCGCGGTGGCGCCCAGGATCCCCGAGCGCGTGGCG includes these proteins:
- a CDS encoding substrate-binding domain-containing protein, which encodes MGRHSLPDDRAARPAGPRPPRRRGVAIATALVLTVVAGAAVAVATGALSSGGACADVPVRLRLVASPDIAPALRAVADRARADRVTSDGRCLDVRVVARDNYRVASALSRGAAAPDFEIWVPDSGLWVDRAESVGDAASLTPAGNVALSPVTLAAVPATAAALGWPRKTYTWAGLTTAAAERDRRLLGAADPARSATGLLALTSIARSSRDGGPGGDTRAAATAKLLSQRVTDSDGQVLRTLAEDDSGAEKGNPRRNEAVLLSEQAAFVHNSGGNGAASLQLFYPTDGAPALDYPYNLVDESELTTDESRAAMRFMALLTDDASYRTLEDHGFRAGAADAPVDAALVGTAGGRAPQPYDTDDARPPTAEEVRRTLGLWTVTVQSARLTTVVDASGSMEAPVPGRGGQSRMDVTKASLLQALAQFTPEDEIGLWKFATRLDGAKDYVKVRETARLGDAAKGGGTHREELSDAFSALEPVPDGDTGLYDTALAAYEEAQASYVKGKFNAVVLLTDGTNKDARSISRAALVSRLRALADPTRPVALIGVAVGPDADRAAVHEIARATGGAGYEVSDPGDIQAVILQAIMAVGEEKP
- a CDS encoding CPBP family intramembrane glutamic endopeptidase, giving the protein MAGSFPEEDAQRRILRSETVLVLALSLGASGVSALISFIGSVTRPGALRDQAASLNSSAAPGRPWLDLAWQLFGITTALVPVVLVAHFLLRERSGLRDLGFDRTRPGPDLGRGTLVAAGIGSAGLAFYLVAQSAGFNLTVVPESLPGVWWKFPVLILSAVQNAVLEEVIVVGYLLRRLGQMGWTPMAALVASSVLRGSYHLYQGIGGFLGNMVMGVVFVLLYRRWGRVGPLVVAHSLLDIGAFVGYALLAGKVGWLPTA
- a CDS encoding PhzF family phenazine biosynthesis protein; this encodes MRIRIVDAFTDRPFAGNPAGVLLLDTAGFPDDGWLLRVAAEVNLSETAFAHPLPDGGDADWALRWFTPLTEVDLCGHATLATAHVLRTTGRAAGPLRFATRSGILGATAHEDGSVTLDFPTSALIPVETPEGVGAALGAEPVSVHLTSERIGDLLVELADERTVRRLAPDPGRLAALARRGVVVTAAAEDPAGGYDFVSRGFFPAVGIDEDPVTGSAHTALAPFWSARLGRTELTGLQGGVRTGTVRTSLRGDRTLLTGHAVTVIDGELLSTP